One genomic segment of Pagrus major chromosome 13, Pma_NU_1.0 includes these proteins:
- the zfpl1 gene encoding zinc finger protein-like 1 → MGLCKCPKRKVTNLFCFEHRVNVCEHCLVSNHNKCIVQSYLQWLQDSDYNPNCTLCNTPLTSQDTVRLVCYDVFHWSCLNNLASRLPLHTAPAGYQCPACQSPLFPPSNLASPIADVLKEQLSSVNWARAGLGLPLIEEPIGVLEETSATDVTDYTDWSTFDAQEQSNVYPSQSYNTSFSPPTNSVPPPAQEDIGGPRKNGDPNMQEHAVVSFTAANTCDTMTIHTASSPRKIYDTRDISHSSVTQIDFDDDKYRRRPTLSWFAQILKNRTGGKRTSFSWKQRVFMLLLVGVLGFFTLIIIMAKLGRASAGSDPNLDPLLNPHIRVGKN, encoded by the exons ATGGGTCTCTGCAAGTGTCCCAAGAGAAAGGTGACCAACTTATTCTGCTTCGAACATCGTGTAAATGTGTGCGAGCATTGCCTCGTCTCCAACCACAACAAG TGTATCGTGCAGTCATATCTGCAATGGCTTCAGGACAGCGATTACAACCCCAACTGTACTCTGTGTAACACTCCACTGACTTCTCAAGACACTGTCAGACTGGTCTGCTATG ATGTGTTTCACTGGTCCTGTCTTAATAACTTGGCATCTCGGCTGCCCCTCCACACGGCTCCAGCAGGATACCAATGTCCCGCCTGCCAGAGTCCACTGTTTCCCCCTTCCAACCTGGCCAGCCCAATTGCTGATGTGCTGAAAGAACAGCTGTCATCTGTTAACTGGGCAAGAGCTGGTTTGGGGCTGCCACTG ATTGAAGAGCCCATTGGGGTTCTTGAGGAGACTTCAGCTACCGATGTCACTGATTATACTGACTGGTCAACATTTGATG CACAAGAACAAAGTAACGTTTACCCCAGTCAGTCTTACAACACCAGCTTTAGCCCACCAACAAACTCTGTGCCACCTCCAGCACAGGAAGACATTGGAGGTCCTCGTAAAAATGGGGATCCAAATATGCAGGAGCACGCTGTGGTCAGCTTTACTGCTGCTAATACCTGCGACACAATGACAATACACACAG CATCGTCACCAAGGAAGATCTACGACACTCGGGACATCAGTCACAGCTCTGTCACACAGATTGACTTTGACGATGACAAGTACCGCAGACGACCAACGTTGAGCTGGTTTGCTCAAATTCTCAA aaatcgCACAGGTGGAAAGCGGACATCTTTCTCCTGGAAGCAGCGTGTCTTCATGCTTCTTCTGGTCGGAGTTCTGGGATTCTTTACGTTGATAATCATCATGGCTAAACTTGGACGTGCCTCCGCTGGCTCGGATCCAAATTTAGATCCTCTTCTTAACCCCCACATCCGTGTGGGGAAAAACTGA
- the LOC141007240 gene encoding uncharacterized protein, with protein MCDHKEKDHKRGKTANSKTQEMKHHHQNQGHHRHRNQQSIHQSDDDSHDAQSTADDSIFSDHHLEHRHEYDDVKTHHSHSHHHHPKQNHHHHSLSEMPLSSSSGSSSSSSSSPSSSSSSSSSSSSSSSTSSSSSSSSSSSFSSSASTSTSSLSSESSSEYLYPLKKSQHSQSCTDISRKQKYFEGDDTAPLIDKSGYLNRLPAKQQREKGKSSHSGTSHGTLKNTRRSARGSGNDGNVRKAKSMEALTRPKDKEWHGGENEKEPERRKGEAVKSLMKEKMKFSAFLNEITRQVLSPNRLTTLGVTDAQRPSSPGQASVRSHKVSSSIEKLRQQRSRPASADSTSSSKYSHTSKHSSGVSHSKSFHHHHSHRSADSAHHMHRKPKSCGDISCLTRRHSWSQTHRKRSRSPSYKHHHQPHQDATTVQFLIMEITIVPLITIETTATHLITIAMQTTIIETTTAQLTTTAMETTMVRLITMEDIIATLITIPMDTIMVMLITMEITIMQLIITIMNTTTVQAIIITMCAIIQATIIIIMKTTTVNLVITSMETTTVQAIIITMKTTIVWAISITMKVQAIIITMKTTIVQAIIIITTKTTTIQAIITMKTTTANLIITSMETTTVQAISIAMKTTTVQAIIIITMKTTTVNLIITSMETTTVQAISITMRTTKVNLITINMETTTVQTIITAKTTTVQVIITMKTTTVQAIITTKTTTVRAIIGTTKTKTVNLIIVSMVNTTVQAIIITIKTPTVKLITINMETTTVKAIIINMKTTTVQAIITTRTITVVHVITKDITHHMTVMTTALIQRILQEQNVGLHQSLLKTAVRMECLGEEFMSGQKLLEAELQRTRMELSSLTERFKRLHDNCSSTQQTNSLLEQKLHSVTQSMEGERERLNQRISALTEKLADAKFANSVEAFSVTSLLHKTDLHFQSDDGINQVVLPIAPPPAQFMDNHNYGKAKAGGQDQSLGSVPEEEESDWSEMGEETPQFILTGSNRGQAWRNRVGDMDKDSESGGDEIFRPHSPRPLQIPHLQFTIHNENLSDGMTGDGPTLGSAILIRSASLEEIPLTRHHMQKELRGTEAMMDLHHRGDEAIDDLDNEIIHHWRASEDRDTAIESRMSEVEGSFASLQTAERILNHFICEQQPGEGKGHSRAEMHGWMGGLPDEVLQGERTKL; from the exons ATGTGTGACCATAAAGAAAAAGACCACAAGCGTGGAAAGACTGCTAACTCAAAAACTCAAGAAATGAAGCACCATCACCAAAACCAGGGCCATCATCGTCACCGTAACCAGCAAAGCATACATCAGTCAGATGATGATAGCCATGA cGCCCAATCAACAGCAGATGACAGCATTTTCAGTGATCATCACCTCGAACATCGACATGAGTATGATGATGTCAAGACTCATCATTCTCACTCTCACCATCACCATCCCAAGCaaaatcatcaccatcattCTCTTTCAGAAATGCCCTTAAGTTCCTCAAGTGgttcttcatcctcctcttcttcttctccttcttcttcttcttcttcttcttcatcctcttcatcctcttcatcaacatcctcctcctcatcctcttcctcatcctcttccttttcttcttccgcTTCCACATCTACCTCTAGCCTGTCCTCTGAGTCTAGCAGTGAGTATTTATATCCACTTAAGAAGTCCCAGCATTCACAGTCCTGCACTGACATTTCCAGGAAACAGAAGTACTTTGAAGGAGACGACACAGCCCCTTTGATAGATAAAAGCGGTTATCTAAATAGGCTCCCTGCTAAACAGCAACGAGAGAAGGGCAAGTCCTCTCACAGTGGCACTTCTCATGGCACCCTGAAGAACACGCGGAGGAGTGCAAGAGGCTCAGGAAATGATGGAAATGTCCGCAAAGCCAAATCCATGGAGGCTCTCACTAGACCCAAAGACAAAGAATGGCATGGAGGTGAGAATGAAAAGGaaccagagaggagaaaaggcgAGGCTGTGAAGAGTTTaatgaaggaaaaaatgaaGTTCTCTGCCTTCCTTAATGAGATCACTCGGCAGGTGCTCAGCCCGAATAGGCTCACCACTCTTGGGGTTACTGATGCTCAAAGACCCAGCAGTCCAGGGCAGGCCTCTGTTAGATCCCATAAGGTTAGCAGCAGCATTGAGAAACTCCGACAGCAGAGAAGTCGACCTGCCAGTGCAGATTCAACAAGCTCCAGCAAGTACTCCCATACCAGCAAGCACTCTTCTGGAGTTTCTCACTCGAAATCTTTCCACCATCATCATAGTCATCGTTCTGCAGACTCAGCCCATCACATGCATCGAAAGCCCAAAAGCTGCGGTGATATTAGCTGTTTGACAAGACGTCACTCATGGTCTCAAACTCATCGGAAACGCTCTCGTTCACCTTCTTACAAGCACCACCACCAACCTCACCAAG ACGCCACCACAGTCCAGTTTCTCATCATGGAGATCACCATAGTCCCTCTCATCACCATAGAGACCACAGCGACACATCTCATCACCATCGCTATGCAGACCACCATCATAGAGACCACTACAGCCCAGCTCACCACCACGGCCATGGAGACCACCATGGTCAGGCTCATCACCATGGAGGACATCATAGCAACGCTTATCACCATCCCCATGGACACCATCATGGTCATGCTCATCACCATGGAGATCACCATAATGCAactcatcatcaccatcatgaaCACCACGACAGTCCAggccatcatcatcaccatgtgCGCCATAATCCAggccaccatcatcatcatcatgaagaCCACAACAGTGAATCTCGTCATCACCAGCATGGAGACCACCACAGTCCAggccatcatcatcaccatgaagACCACCATAGTTTGGGCCATCAGCATCACCATGAA AGTCCAggccatcatcatcaccatgaagACCACCATAGTCCaggccatcatcatcatcaccacgaAGACCACCACAATCCAGGCCATCATCACCATGAAGACCACCACAGCGAATCTCATCATCACCAGCATGGAGACCACCACAGTCCAGGCCATCAGCATCGCCATGAAGACCACCACAGTCCaggccatcatcatcatcaccatgaagACCACCACAGTGAATCTCATCATCACCAGCATGGAGACCACCACAGTCCAGGCCATCAGCATCACCATGAGGACCACCAAAGTGAATCTCATCACCATCAACATGGAGACCACCACAGTCCAGACCATCATCACCGCAAAGACCACCACAGTCCAGGTGATCATCACCATGAAGACCACAACAGTCCAGGCCATCATCACCACGAAGACCACCACAGTCCGGGCCATCATCGGCACCACGAAGACCAAGACAGTGAATCTCATCATCGTCAGCATGGTGAACACCACGGTCCAggccatcatcatcaccatcaagACCCCCACAGTGAAACTCATCACCATCAACATGGAGACCACCACAGTCAAggccatcatcatcaacatgaAGACCACCACAGTCCAGGCCATCATCACCACCAGAACAATTACAGTAGTACATGTCATCACAAAGGACATCACTCATCACATGACCGTGATGACCACAGCACTCATTCAAAG GATCCTACAGGAGCAGAATGTAGGACTGCATCAGAGTTTGCTGAAGACAGCAGTGAGGATGGAGTGTTTAGGAGAGGAGTTCATGAGCGGCCAAAAGCTTTTGGAGGCAGAGCTTCAGAGGACACGGATGGAACTGAGCAGCCTCACAGAGAGGTTTAAAAG ACTACATGACAACTGCTCCTCCACACAACAGACTAACAGTCTTCTAGAGCAAAAGCTTCATTCAGTG ACTCAGAGTATGGAGGGAGAACGTGAGAGGCTGAACCAGCGTATCTCAGCGTTGACCGAGAAGCTCGCTGATGCAAAATTCGCCAACAGTGTGGAAGCGTTCAGT GTCACATCACTGCTACACAAAACCGATCTACATTTTCAGTCAGATGATGGCATTAATCAGGTGGTTCTCCCCATTGCTCCCCCTCCGGCTCAGTTCATGGACAACCACAACTATGGAAAGGCCAAAGCAGGTGGGCAAGACCAATCTCTAGGCTCAgttccagaggaggaggaatctGACTGGTCTGAGATGGGAGAAGAGACCCCACAATTCATACTGACAGGATCAAACAGAGGGCAAGCATGGAGAAACCGGGTGGGAGACATGGACAAAGACAGCGAGTCAGGGGGTGATGAAATTTTCAGACCACACTCTCCACGCCCGCTGCAGATACCTCATCTCCAGTTCACCATCCACAATGAGAATCTGTCTGATGGCATGACAGGTGACGGTCCAACCCTTGGCTCTGCCATCCTTATCCGGTCAGCTAGCCTGGAGGAAATCCCTTTGACACGCCATCACATGCAGAAAGAGCTAAGAGGCACGGAGGCCATGATGGACCTCCACCACCGAGGGGACGAAGCCATCGATGATTTAGATAATGAGATCATTCATCACTGGAGAGCAAGCGAAGACAGGGACACAGCTATAGAAAGCAGGATGTCTGAGGTAGAAGGCAGCTTCGCCAGTCTGCAGACAGCCGAGCGGATTCTCAACCATTTCATATGTGAACAGCAGCCTGGTGAAGGAAAAGGGCATAGCAGGGCTGAGATGCATGGCTGGATGGGAGGGCTCCCAGACGAGGTGTTGCAAGGAGAGCGAACAAAGCTCTGA
- the rom1a gene encoding rod outer segment membrane protein 1a, with protein MVVMKMKFPFEKRVKLAQGLWLLSWSATVAGAMTFSLGCILKTELRRRAEVMDNSDIHIVPNTLMIVGLASLGINYFASKICQDALDAGRFPRWKNFLKPYFAVSCFFTVLMLLAVIMSYAMKGTLESSLKAGLRNGIRFYKDTDTPGRCFQKQNIDRMQMEFQCCGNTDFRDWFEVQWISNRYLDFSSKEVKDRIKSNVDGRYLVDGVPFSCCNPSSPRPCIQYQLTNNSAHYNYDYQTEELNIYLRGCREALVHYYMGLMNTIGAGVLSVFLLQGSVLVSLRFLQTSMEAVEGKENAEVETEGYLLEKGVKETIMEYLDPVLKFFLLNNQVEEGAAPAPATT; from the exons AtggtggtgatgaagatgaagttCCCCTTCGAGAAAAGGGTGAAGCTAGCCCAGGGACTGTGGCTCCTCTCCTGGAGTGCCACAGTGGCTGGAGCTATGACCTTCAGCCTGGGGTGCATCCTAAAGACAGAGCTCCGCAGGAGGGCAGAG GTGATGGATAACTCAGACATACACATTGTGCCCAACACCCTCATGATTGTTGGTCTGGCCTCCTTGGGTATCAACTACTTTGCTTCAAAGATCTGTCAGGATGCTCTGGATGCCGGGCGATTTCCTCGCTGGAAGAACTTCTTGAAGCCCTATTTTGCCGTCTCTTGTTTCTTCACTGTCCTCATGCTGCTAGCTGTCATCATGAGCTATGCAATGAAGGGCACTCTGGAGTCTTCTCTGAAGGCTGGCCTGAGGAACGGCATCCGCTTCTACAAGGACACAGACACCCCGGGGCGCTGCTTCCAGAAACAGAACATCGATCGGATGCAGATGGAGTTCCAGTGCTGTGGAAACACCGACTTCAGGGACTGGTTTGAGGTCCAGTGGATCAGCAACCGCTACCTTGATTTCAGCTCGAAGGAAGTGAAAGA CCGCATCAAGAGCAACGTGGATGGCCGTTACTTGGTAGATGGAGTCCCATTCAGTTGCTGCAACCCCAGCTCTCCACGCCCATGCATCCAGTATCAGCTCACCAACAACTCTGCACACTATAACTACGACTACCAGACCGAGGAGCTCAACATCTATCTCCGAGGCTGCCGAGAGGCCCTGGTCCACTACTACATGGGCCTGATGAACACCATTGGGGCTGGAGTCCTGTCAGTCTTCCTCTTACAG GGCTCTGTGCTGGTGAGCCTGCGCTTCCTGCAGACCTCCATGGAAGCAGTGGAAGGGAAGGAAAACGCAGAGGTTGAGACCGAAGGGTACCTGCTGGAGAAAGGGGTGAAAGAGACCATCATGGAGTACCTGGACCCTGTGCTCAAGTTCTTCCTGCTTAATAACCAGGTGGAAGAGGGAGCAGCTCCAGCTCCTGCAACCACCTAA